DNA from Candidatus Nanoarchaeia archaeon:
GAACAACAAAAAACGTCGTCAAATCAACTCCAAGAAAATACGTCGCCTCAAGCATGACCCGGTAGGAAAACAAAAACAAGCCAGCCCCAAGCAAGCCTTCCCAAGGCCCAAATAGTTTTTTTATTAAAAAGAACAATAGTACTGAGGTACCAATCGTTGAGAAGAACGGGACTAATTTGAAGATAACAATACTAAATCCAAACAATGAAAATAGAATCCCTGAAACAAATACTTGCACAGGAGGGTGGCTGTTGAAGAAATCCCGATAGGGCATCTTTCCCTCAGCGACCAGCTTGCCCATGTAGATGTAGGTATGCTCATCTCCGGGGTCAATATGGGAAAGACCGGGAAGCTCGATAAGAAAAAATGTTAATAACAGCAGGAGGAACATCCAGAATGGAGCATGTTTGAGGCCGGGCATCATAGAGAAAAAGAAGAAACAGGATATAAAGATTGTGGAAGATACTTAAGGCAGCTTCCTCAGCAATCCTCTGCTTTTCTCTCTTTGCTCTTTTGTTGCTGTTAACAGGATTCCCTTTTCTTTCGATAGCCTTTGGAGATCATAGATGCTTTTATCGAGTATTTCAGCTGCCTTTCCTATTGATAGCCTTCCTTCGGAGCATAATCTTAG
Protein-coding regions in this window:
- a CDS encoding glycosyltransferase family 39 protein, with the translated sequence MPGLKHAPFWMFLLLLLTFFLIELPGLSHIDPGDEHTYIYMGKLVAEGKMPYRDFFNSHPPVQVFVSGILFSLFGFSIVIFKLVPFFSTIGTSVLLFFLIKKLFGPWEGLLGAGLFLFSYRVMLEATYFLGVDLTTFFVVLSLFLLYSKRPLWAGSIAGVAALTGLYSLVVIFAVLAFLFFKSKKLFLRYSIGFFIVGGLINLALLLVPGYFLQVYWYHALKPSLPGSTFSIFLAFMQKHYLILSLALLAAFGCRRKRLLLPF